The stretch of DNA GCTTTCACatgtatcttactataattcaccggatctctgtctgtctgtctctctgtctgtgtTTGTCCGCagcttttctcggagactaggggtcgcatacgttcctcaaacttggtgggtgggtgcagcttgatatgagaaagaaccagtttatatttttcaaggtcaaaggtcaacgactgggtcaagtccaattgaagtctaatttcaaattgctcctataaTTCACCggatctctgtctgtctgtctctctgtctgtgtTTGTCCGCagcttttctcggagactaggggtcgcacgttcctcaaacttggtgggtgggtgcagcttgatatgagaaagaaccagtttatatttttcaaggtcaaaggtcaacgactgggtcaagtccaattgaagtctaatttcaaattgcctctatgaagctcaaacttggtgggtgagtggaccttggactaacaaacaaaagtttctacggtgacctttttgtcagacctacggttaagaggtcagttcaaacttggtgggtggatggatcttggactaacaaacaaaagtttccacggtgacctttttatCAGACCTGCGGTtaaaaggtcataggtcaaaaaaggtagaaatttcaaattgcatctatggagctcaaacttggtgggtgggtgcctcctggactaacaaacaaaagtttccgcGGTGCCCTTTTCGTCAGagctacggttaagaggtcataggtcaaaaaaggtagaaatttcaaattgcctctatggagctcaaacttggtgggtggatggaccttggactaacaaataaaagtttccactgtGACCTTTTTGtaagacctacggttaagaggtcataggtcaaaaaaggtaaaaatttcaaattgctcataatTATAAATGGaactcaaactttgtgggtgggtgtaactttgtccaaggaagctcaggtttgcgtttgttaggtcatccatggtcaaaggtcaggtcaaatttcaaattaagggcgaaagtcaggtcaaattgcaaaaagctgcaattgagctcagctgtgaggaaagtgatccctGCTAAATGCAGAgactgcaaaagccaataaccatgatagccaaaaaccgcgaaatacgggtaaccggaacgctgcaattgagctcagctgtgaggaaagtgatcccagccaaaggacacaccctgattttgagatctgcaaaagccaataaccatgatagccaAAAACCGCGAGATaagggtaaccgcctagtaatcaTTAATTTGCCTATCCAACCAATTATCTCGttgctattttgtttttgttttcataccATGCAGGATTACACTGCCAAGATGGCTGATGTAATTGGACATGGACTTACTGTATTGGAGCTGATAAATATAGGATTAGATGTTGCAGAACGGCTGAAACTAGTGAAAGGAAATTTCAAGGATGGCATTCAACAACTTACTGAAGATCTGATGAGGACGAAGAGAATACTCGACAAGTATGAAGAACTAGTTGGAAAAGGAACAATCaaggaaatggaagaaaatccTAAAAAGATGAGTGGATTAGACAAACAGCTGAACGAAGTCACCGATTACTTACTGAAAATTCAGGGACTAACTCCACCTGATGAGAAGCAGAAAATTCAGGGAAAATCTCTTACGAAACTGATGAGGCTCATAGAACCACTGGAAAAATTCTGTAAAGCCCATGATATCAATGCAAAATTTGAAGAATTCAGTGAGGGCTTGGATGCAGCATTGCTACGCTATTCAACAGCAATCAAACCACATATCATTCAAGAGACATTTGACGAGTTCACCAAAATACTCAAAGGTAATAAAAACAGAtgcattattataataattatgccaTAGCCATTCATAAACACAAGTGATAGGCCTAGACCTGATCCAATTTGGTAGACCAGTAATCTTTATTCAGGCTTCCCTTAGAAAGTTTACAATTTTAGACCCCTTTGTTAAAGGCACTATCAGTAAAAggaataaaaatattattattttacaaatgGTTTCAAAGTTAAGGATgagtcaataaaattgtcaatagttctttttcatatgaaaaaaattggcaaaaaggacGAAAACGGGATCAAGTGTTGATGAATATGAAGCTCTATTCAATTGCATGTAGCTACAAGTGTTGGTATATGGACAGACTCTCCCAactatgaccctgttcacattagcaaatttcttcattcgacgaagataagttaatcttgattaactaattaagaaagcgtacacattacgctgaacgaagaccgAATGAaaacattgcactgtacacaattcatgaaaattaacgaagctcaatgaagctattaacgcccggctattattaaagccggcgaaggtcacttgtcacatgatcactttccttcgttgaacaaagcgagcgtacacattatgaaattattccttcgtcgaaacaacctttttagcttcgttgaacgaagcaattttaatcttcgtcgaaggagGAAAattgcgtacacattaggaaaaaacgatttttaatcttcgttcgaggttcgtcgaaagaagaaaatttcctaatgtgaacagggtcattgTCTAACATGTCACCTATAGCTTTTACCGTTGTTAGATTGTGTTCGGTCTTATAACTTGAATGGTATGTGAAAATGCCTATACTCTTtataaaaatctgatttttaataatgtttttgattttctgATTTAGTGAATCACTGACAGTGCctttaatgtaaataaataaaatgttggtatttatacagcacctttcacatgtgcacatgtaccaaagcgcttttacatttgtgacccatcataTCGAAACATGGcgtcaaaaatgaacttacaGGTTTCTTTACCAGATTAAAGGActgcttttaagctttaaaatgacacctcatccGTTGATGTCGCATGtagaatggtgattttatgtgacaaaaagatttcaaattccttattatttcctgtattttttgggacacattttctttattatctttaaatgtgggtttccgacaactgccgtgtttcgatgtgatgggtcacatttattccgctgttgttagaatatgtcagctgccatacaatgcccaaagcatgctcatacctttgggcagtGCTCAAAGGACAATATTCATAATAAACAGCTCcctatttcacccctgggtagagagaggcaagtaaggtaaagtgccttttccaagagcacaacacggtGGCACTgctggggctcgaactcgcaatccaccaattgcaaggcagagcccgtaccgctgctcCACCGTGACCTATTAGGTTTGTTCATCAGCATTGATTAAGTTTGTTCAACACATACATCTTTTGTATGAGCAAGAAATGCAAGTTATAGAACTGGGCTGCTAATGTTTAtggctctggtttttttaacatgtatcaaaagtgtgaactaagagggtaaaaatgaaattgacagaagacacttaaaatatgtcatttctcaaagcagatgacttgaattttatgaaaatgcAAAACTTGGAGCTTAATTCTGTTCATTTGGTCTGTAAACTTTGTAGACCCTTTAGCCAAATgagatttttttctaaaaaagcaACTTGTTGCCAAAGCTAGATATTGCTTACTGTAATGCCTATTAGTTAGCAAATTAGTTGTGATAGGAAAATAATGAGTCCAAGTTACTATTGACCAAATATGGCCATTCTGCGATCACTTTTAGGTAACTTTTCAGGCATATGAAActgaaaaatgggcaaaatagcaGGTTTTGTAGTAAAAAAATATGCTCTAataatgtaatatttcatccacaTATATTGCTAATCCATATGTGAACAAGGTAATGATAACCGAGTACTGAcatatcaaaataagtttgataatgcCTTTATAGTAAAAATGTAACTCTCTATACTCGTGagtttcggatgttacattattatgttaACATGCATTATTTGCAGGTATCTGGCCCTATTTCTAAGCACATACTAGTTCAAAAATGTAAGTGATAATCACTGTCAGATAATTAAACCTATCACTTGCAAATGTAATCATCATAAATGATATTTTCATCTTCCTGAagaaatttttaaaacttggatATATACATTTACTTATATCCACATTTATTCATATACATTGTTACCCGCATCCTTATTGTAAATGTGCACTGGACATCATAATAAATCAAATTAATTAGCTCCCTGAAGCATTAAGTTGGTAATACAAAGGGCTATACCTTTCTTACAAGCATAATCAGGCTCTCGTTTATGTCTTCTCAACTTCAgagtgtttcggatgttacattatGTTAACATGCATTTGCAATCTAATTTAACTAATTGAGGGAAACATTTgtgacatttcattattttagcataaatatcaatcactttgaatcagaaaacctgttgaaattattcaaatgattcaaaatatgtacaaatacTTGTATAATTTAAGGCAGTGATTCGGATGTTACATGCTGTTAACATTTTACATGTAAGTTTGATGGTTGGAAGTTGAATTAACAAACATGAGATCATTATACAATAGGTATGTTGCCACCATGGACACTCAGAAATTTTTTAATGCAAGGCACAATCATTTATCATTTGCACAtaatataaaatatgcaaaactGATGTGTAATTAAAACAGCTCATAAATCTGCGTTAACAAATAATTCCCTTGAAATTTGTTCTGTTGTTAAGAGTATTTTTCTTATTGGTTATTTTATTTCCTTtgttaatttatagttttattGGACATAATGAAGCTGTATGAAGCATAATAAGTATTTCTCCTGCTTTATTTCTGGCATATGTGCATAGTGATTCCAATATAGGCctaacacatgtacatgtatgtatatattttatgttaaaatgatcacttttttatgaaaatgcagatttttttcaattttgaaataaatgttttgataaaattgctatttaattattttcaataagTTTTAGATATCATCTATTGCTAAAATCTTATAAATTTCAGAAATTACAACTTCATTTTGGACTTGTTAACCAAAAATAGGTAACATCCgaaacacattttaaatcaaagtaTTTTGCTAGTGTATGGAGAAATACTCAGTGTAAActgcttttcaaatttaaaataaatttcttaggAAATGCATATATGTCAgtaatgaaattatttgaaagGAAGTAACCAAATCAAttatattgctttttattttatttgttgtgCATAGAGACAATAGATATTGTAGAGCTATtaacttgtaattttttccacTAGCAAGGTTTTCAAAGGTGAAATGGAGTCAGCAATATTAGGAAAATGAGAATGTACATCATATTTACTAGAAATTCATATTCATTTACGCGTATATTCTAAAATCTTCTTACAAAGCCCTGTCATTGGCCTCACTTTCCGTTAACATTTTGccttgtaacatccgaaacaaacTTGACATGTTAACGCTTTGCACACTCAAAGAACAAACCCAGGTATGGTAGAAAATATTTCTACTATGGCGTTCCCTTGATTTCCAATCCATTTGACCTTTTCATTTCCTCTCAAATTAAATTTCTTCAATAATATGTCACTCTTTCTGTCTCGGATGTTACATTTGATTCGGATGTTACTATTGTTAACGGAAATGTTGTGTGGCCAACATTTTACATAAAATCAAGAGGAAGTAaaatcatttttcatttaaatacttgttgtcatgtctacttcaacttaataatgaaaattcaaagctggtattgttcttcacataattataagacaatatgtattctttcggatgttacaaaactgttaacggaaaatgagacCCATTTAAGTATTGCTTCACCataatttgaaaacattcaacCGATACAAAATGTGCACTTGCAATTATTTATATTGCCCTGAGGCACACATTAAAAGTATTTGTGCATGTTTTACTTGATAAAACAATCACTTAGACTGTGTTAAAAATAGAGCaagattgttaacggaaaatgtaacgtccgaaacataattttcaagtgctctaatttttttcatgttcgAAATTATTTAGGTAAATCTTGTATTTCTTTTATCTTGTACTACTACTAACATgtgttcataaaatattgaagTGAATTctcagagctgatctggttttattttgcaaacaaaacaaattagccACTTTTGTTAGGTTTCCAAATTTCCGTTTACAATTGGACATTTGGTCTTGTCacaagtaaagaaagaaaactgGGACAAATTTTGTTAAGCTATGGGAGATTAGCCTATGTCTACActacataaaaatgtaaaaagttatCCTGAAATATGTCATGTGTTTCTGCTGGGGTCTCCCAAAGTGTCATTAAGccttttgatacatgttaaaaaacCAGAGCCGTATACACTTCAGGGTCTAGGTTTTTCTCAGTTCTTTGCATTGCGGCACATTTGAATAGAAGCATATGTCACCGCATCTTTCTACCTATAGTCAGGCTGCACTGAGCCAGTGCTAGCCTGTAATTAACCCTGCCCAGTGAAGATGCCTGTTTGAGCTAGGTTCGCCTCCATTCCTGGACAGCAATACCCCAaccctccttaaccctaaccctcaccctaaaCCTAACCGTTATGGGTATTGCAGCCCATTATGGTTGTAAAAGGAAATTGAGCTTCCTGGACATGGAGAAAATTAAACAAGGTATGTTCCCTATTCAAGACAGGTGGATACGCTGCAGAGCAGGGTTGGTGGTTGTCAATTATGTAATGGATGTGGACCAGCAGCACCATATCTCCATTTCCTTTAAATTATACCTCTGCAATCACCTTAATTGCTAGTGCTATATATAAATGCCTAGAAACCCTGTATGGTGTTTTTGGCCAAGTATTTTTTGAACATAAGGGGCTTATTAAGCCCAACACATCAAGGTTGGTTTAGTCTCAGGTATCGTACCCAATGTTTGTAGTATGTTGCGAGGGGGGAGCTTGATCCAAACGGCGTACTGCATGCATGGTGTGCTGTCAGTGGGTAAAAATCAACCAAATCTATAGCAGCAAATTGTAAACAATTATATTTAGTAGCCtccaaaataataatgaaaaaaagccCATTTTTGGACTTATAATTATCATAACCATATGCCAGAAGTTTCATGCAGCACTAGTCTTTTAGAccctattttgttttttaatactaTCAATATCAATAGTAAGTTAAATTTGTTAATAATGATTTTTTACAGCCCAAAGACATGCAGAGGAACTTGCTAAGAAACAACATGAGGAAACTCAGGAAGGTAAGACTTGCTTTTATTGGTACCATCCTACTTTCAGTATATAGCATGTTCAGAAGTACCCCTCTTGGTATATAAGTGATTATATAAAGATTTCTAAAGATAGGGATCATTACTATGCAAAAGCACACAAATCCAATAATTCTCATGATTGGATGATGGATGATGTTATTATTCATTATATTTGTTAACTCTCTACCTGAGTCTGTAAATTCTAATTGTAAGTGTgtgatgtatgcagatgatacaactcTGTTACTTAGTTCATCTGATCCCAATATTTTGCAACATGATCTTAATGCTAACCTGAATAACATTGCTGATTGGTTCCAGGCCAACAATTTAACtctaaacataaagaaaactaaACTGATGTTATTTGGTACAAGACAGACTCTTCATAAGTTTAACAATGTTTCTCTTAtctatgaaaatgaaaaaatcaaAAGAATTGAAAGGTATAAATATTTAGGAGTTACCTTTGATTCACAGCTGTCATGGAATGAACATGTTAATTATTTATCTTCTAACATATCTAAGCACATAGGAGTTATTCGTAGAGTAAAGCAACACCTTCCATGGAAAACTGTCAAAATGCTTTCACAAGCCCTTGTtgttcctcattttgactactgcagttcTGTTTGGTCAAATTTCAGTGCCTGTCACAATAATGAGCTCCAGAATTTGCATAATAGACTGGCCCGTGATTTACTCTCTGCAGACATCAGAACATCAATAGACAGTATGATGAAAGacctggactgggttaaacttaGCTGTAGATGGGAGCATCAATTTCTTATTTTAACGTTTAAATATAAAATGTCTCACACGAACTGCTCCTGAGTATCTTTCTTCAAACTTTACCTTCACTCATTCTACACATTCCAAATGTACAAGGGGTCAATCTCAAAACAGCACGTttgttccaatatggaaaacctcttctggaaagaaaactttcctttacagatcttcagttgcttggaacaaGTTTCCTCCCAATCTTCGTATCTATACCATGTATTTAATGCCATGCTGTGTATTTTTGGTATTGATActgtgtatttttaattattctaATTGTGCTTCAGAATGCTGCGCATATCTGGTTTAATCAAAATTTTTGAAGTAATTAGGAGTATATTTTACCACATTGTGATATATTGTTGTACTTAATGCCATTctgtgtattttgatgtatttttattttctttgtacagcgcattggtccatgggaaatgcgctttataagttctttaaaataataataataaataataccgCAAAAAAATGAAGTATCACTTATTTCTGTGCCTTGTACATTAATTGCATTCAAAACAAGTCTTTTAGACCCTATTTTGTCTTTGAATACTTTCAATATCAATAAGTATAATTTGCTTTCATGATTTTTAACAGCCCAAAGACATGCAGAGGAACTTGCTAAGAAACAACATGAGGAAACTCAGGAAGGTAAGACTACTTTTATTAGTACCAGGAATCCCAGGATACCTACTTATAATTATATACCGCCATTTTCCACAAGTTTTGGTGCAGTTTATCGCTATAAACAATGAAAGTTCGGATATTTTAAAGCAGAATTAACAATAATCATTAAACTCTAAATAAAGGGTTGAGTTTATGCTGGCTActtaagtgcaatatcagatatttatttagtagggttggccacAGTCAAAAAATTttttcttgctgaggtgaaaggactttggttggaggttacaaaaatgcatttcgaaaattcagctgaagtccgttgccatggcaacgcccaatttgtgtttttacaattttacctattttggagctaaaaagTGGAAATTGCCCTTAAAAGGACGCGTTGTTGCCTTAATATgcaagttggtatttaaaaataaattgtaaaataaaaaagccCCATTCTTGTTCTATCTACAAACGAAGTTGTGTTTAGAGATTCGTTTTCTAAATATCAATTTCggacctggcaacactgcaagtttttcaaatttgaaaaatgccattttttaccgattttggcgATACGAAAAATTAACTTTCGCGCCCACCTAGGATGTTgtcgttatggttattggtagaacataccttgcccccaacatatataataagaacagcttggggaaatttatttctctaaggaaggtgttgccagaaaaacatacattttgtaaaaattcaaaattttcataaaaagaaaattcgCTGCATTTTGCCCACatgtcgtcggtcgcaacacataatggcgtagagttattttccaaattttccgtttcacatagtggcgtataggtttagagctagctattatcataTAATAGTaatccttgttaactattaacgatgcagtttaatagtttgaaccttaaactacaatttcaaatgaaatcgggACACTGAGAGTTGATAGGGGAGATGTATCGACtctgttactagtagcatatccctCAAAAACGATttgctcggaaacgtattttgtccttcacgtacgccactatgtgttgcgaccgacgatgtgATGTAATGTTGTATGTAGAGTCAgtttatcatcatggtcaactattctgaatgtttcgaaacaataaatgaagtttaattttaatgcggtgttgccagatgcccaaaattatgaaagctacattacgcaaaatagcccaaataggtctAAGTTTTCATGTATCATTAGGAAATAATATTGGAGAAAACCTCGCATTATTTATATCTTATGTGGACACAATGGTGGCTAGGGGTCCGCCTGATAAAGACATTCAATAGGAGACATTATCAGGCAAATTTGGCATAAAGTATTCAGCAGACGCCAAGCCTACCTAGAAGAAAGATAAAACATTTTAGTGGTGgtaggtggaagggggggggggtggatttccCATGATATACACATCACCCCCAGCGAATAAGATTCGAACTTGTTAGTTCTgaatcaatttgattttttttttaatgcatttttactgGGGTTGGGGTAGGGGGGGCGGGAAACCTTGCCCCTATGACACTTCGTCACTGAAGCTTATGGCATCAGTTTATTGTCATCGTCGGTGGGGGGGGGCTAAACCAACCTGATCAGATTAGTAGGCCAATTATATGACTCAACAGTTCAACTCAGTATCATGTACAGTATCATGTACATATTTCGCGACAACGCTGTCGAATTCGGCACTAGAGATATTCCCACTGATAAGAGTTTGGAAAAGAAAATGGtcgaaaatcattttaaaaactactcGATGCTATCTCACCTGTGGACTGTGGTTATACAATACATGCAATAGGTGATCCTAATTTTAGCTACAAAGTATGGGCAATTTTTCAGCACGCTCAAAGACCATCGATCATTTTAATCTTTCTTCAGGGGAATGATTTTGTCTCAAAGTAGTTCCGAGAAGGGGGTACGGGTTTCACTATGAAAGTCACTATTGAAATACATGCGCTGGTCCTAAGGAGATACCCTAGGGACAACATGACCATCTCTTCTTttacataaaattataaaatgaaatCATACACACATTTTGGGTGCCAATTCGTACACAATTTGCCTAAATTTTAAGTTTTATATGGAACTACTAACGGCATTGCACGCACGCCATTGTAAGGTTATCTTTCAGTGTGCTGGGTGCTCAGACAAGAAATCGCGCGCCAGACAGTGTCTGCCGAGGATCttgaaatttgtatttgcaaTTAAACTCCCATTATTTTGCtttaaagtgggggggggggacttggaACATAATTAGGCCTTCTATGAAAAAgatcaaaatgaaattaaataGTACTTTATTTTCagtaataatcacttttcttttaaCGCTTTTAGAATAATAACCTTTGCATGCTCTATTACTAAAACACCGATCCACAGAAGGacatttgttttattaaatttccactttttctcATTTTCTACTATATAATACTCATACGCgcgagattcaaacattctaataataggCTTATTATTCACTAAAGGCAAAAAATGAAGATGATCAGTGACTCtattacccccagatgaaatgaggcacattttactcaaaagttttgctggcatatctgtcaggagtatctccatttatttgtaaaccagaattggatttaacttcagcttatccaataaaatacggacccaaagggtaccgttataatacatcaaacttggcttaacttttcaagagaaaatttctccagagaagtttacatacatttattgagtcaatcctttaatataaattccttagaaaagtgcatatacattaatcctactttcctgaagccggaaacattcaggaaagtaatctgatatttgacatatttcgctcaacttctcatgcactatttctcaaatttattagttacttaattattactatttgtaaacacttatacaattacctatggtgatccaattattttcatataattggattcaagattaaatttgtggccctgtcccttttttaccgccacaATTTCTGACCTGGATAATCTTTACTTTCCCCCTAAATACAGACCCTGTCCCCGTCTACACACAGTGTTTGCTCACCCGTGAAGATACGGGCCCTCCCggaatttcccgagccaattcctaaattactcgcccgtaagatacggggccctcccggtaATTTCCCGAGCTCATGCCTACACTACTTACCCGTAAGGTACGGAGCCTCCCGgaacaaagtgtggcccaacttctcgcagagaagttaacccaacttaattccttgtataagatacggaccctccaggaaatttcccggcccttttgcacacacacaagtgtggcccaatcttatcttatcatagataagttaaccaaaattaattccttgtaagatgcataaatgaaatgcaatgaaaaatgaatgaatgaatgaaaatgaatgaatttaatacgtggccaacttctcagagagaagttaacccaagttaattccttgtacaatacattttaaatgcatgaaagaaatgaatggatgaaaatgaattaatgaatatggggccctccagggtattaccCCGAGCCCTTTTGCGCACACgcaagtgtggccccacttcttgtctcgcaaagaagttaaccaaaattcctcgtaagctacggggccctccagggaatttcctcGGCCCCTTTGCACACATgcaagtgtggccccacttctCTTTCGCATAAGTTAATCCAAAATAACCTca from Amphiura filiformis unplaced genomic scaffold, Afil_fr2py scaffold_114, whole genome shotgun sequence encodes:
- the LOC140145015 gene encoding uncharacterized protein, coding for MADVIGHGLTVLELINIGLDVAERLKLVKGNFKDGIQQLTEDLMRTKRILDKYEELVGKGTIKEMEENPKKMSGLDKQLNEVTDYLLKIQGLTPPDEKQKIQGKSLTKLMRLIEPLEKFCKAHDINAKFEEFSEGLDAALLRYSTAIKPHIIQETFDEFTKILKGNKNRCIIIIIMP